A region from the Nocardioides exalbidus genome encodes:
- the menD gene encoding 2-succinyl-5-enolpyruvyl-6-hydroxy-3-cyclohexene-1-carboxylic-acid synthase: MTNPSTELARAVVTALRGAAVREVVVAPGSRNAPLSFALYDASRAGGLRLHTRVDERTAAFLALGLAKISREAAAVVCTSGTAAANLLPAVMEAAHAGVPLVVVTADRPARLRGTDANQTTDQVDLFGSFAPTLDVTSADLDELLAFVRRHRHRSPVHLNVQLDDPLLPDDDGWDGGDAPEWVDLDPGPTQTQHVLAMGPRTVVVAGDDAGPFARNLAERAGWPLLAEPSSGSRTGDHAIRTYRLLLSGGLGTRIERAVVLGHPTLSRPVARLLGSPDVEVVSATHRGAWSRRPFPVAHEADHLLLDGTDDPAWLEEWREADRTTSRALDALLAAEPDLTPHEAVGAVSRAVPPGGLLFVGASNPVRDLDLMAARYEVGARRFVAANRGLAGIDGTTSSAIGAALGRPGSTRAIALLGDVTFLHDTTGLVIGPREERPDLTIVVVNDDGGSIFATLEQGAPAYADRFDTLFGTPHGVDVASLCAAVRVPHLRVDSLPELEQALAMPNGGIEVVEVRVRRDNRRELDGKIRALTLP; the protein is encoded by the coding sequence GTGACGAACCCCTCGACCGAGCTCGCCCGCGCCGTGGTGACAGCACTGCGCGGGGCAGCGGTGCGCGAGGTCGTCGTCGCGCCCGGATCGCGCAACGCTCCGCTCTCCTTCGCGCTCTACGACGCCTCGCGGGCCGGCGGGCTGCGCCTGCACACCCGGGTCGACGAGCGGACCGCCGCCTTCCTCGCGCTCGGCCTCGCGAAGATCAGCCGGGAGGCGGCCGCCGTCGTCTGCACCTCCGGCACCGCCGCGGCCAACCTCCTCCCGGCCGTGATGGAGGCCGCCCACGCCGGCGTGCCGCTCGTGGTCGTGACGGCCGACCGTCCGGCCCGGCTGCGCGGCACCGACGCCAACCAGACCACCGACCAGGTCGACCTCTTCGGCAGCTTCGCCCCGACGCTCGACGTCACGTCCGCCGACCTCGACGAGCTGCTCGCGTTCGTACGCCGCCACCGCCACCGCAGCCCGGTCCACCTCAACGTCCAGCTCGACGACCCGCTCCTCCCCGACGACGACGGGTGGGACGGAGGGGACGCCCCCGAGTGGGTCGACCTCGACCCCGGACCGACGCAGACCCAGCACGTGCTCGCGATGGGTCCCCGCACGGTCGTGGTGGCGGGGGACGACGCTGGCCCCTTCGCCCGCAACCTCGCCGAGCGCGCGGGCTGGCCGCTGCTCGCCGAGCCGTCCAGCGGCTCGCGGACGGGTGACCACGCGATCCGCACCTACCGGCTCCTCCTGTCCGGCGGGCTCGGCACCCGCATCGAGCGGGCGGTCGTCCTCGGCCACCCGACCCTGTCGCGGCCCGTCGCGCGACTCCTCGGCAGTCCCGACGTGGAGGTGGTCTCGGCCACCCACCGGGGTGCATGGTCCCGGCGGCCGTTCCCGGTCGCCCACGAGGCCGACCACCTCCTGCTCGACGGCACCGACGACCCGGCATGGCTGGAGGAGTGGCGCGAGGCGGACCGCACGACCTCGCGTGCCCTCGACGCGCTGCTGGCGGCCGAGCCCGACCTGACCCCGCACGAGGCGGTCGGTGCGGTGAGCCGCGCCGTGCCGCCGGGCGGGCTGCTCTTCGTCGGCGCCTCGAACCCGGTCCGCGACCTGGACCTGATGGCCGCCCGCTACGAGGTCGGCGCCCGGCGCTTCGTCGCCGCCAACCGCGGCCTGGCCGGCATCGACGGCACGACCAGCAGCGCGATCGGTGCCGCACTCGGCCGGCCGGGGTCGACGCGCGCGATCGCGCTGTTGGGTGACGTGACCTTCCTGCACGACACCACCGGCCTGGTGATCGGCCCGCGCGAGGAGCGGCCGGACCTCACGATCGTCGTGGTCAACGACGACGGCGGCTCGATCTTCGCCACCCTCGAGCAGGGGGCGCCGGCGTACGCCGACCGCTTCGACACGCTGTTCGGCACCCCGCACGGAGTCGACGTCGCGAGCCTCTGCGCCGCGGTGCGGGTGCCGCACCTGCGGGTCGACAGCCTGCCCGAGCTGGAGCAGGCGCTGGCGATGCCCAACGGCGGCATCGAGGTCGTCGAGGTCCGGGTGCGCCGGGACAACCGGCGCGAGCTGGACGGAAAGATCCGCGCGCTGACCCTTCCCTGA
- a CDS encoding AMP-binding protein yields the protein MAYILHARASALPTHDEAVLPPSPLRRLATLAAERGDDIAYLVATSAGVEARSWSQVETTVQRAAAGLIRSGMRSDQVVLSLLPSAHPHPELDIALRAIGAVVIHVSPRTPTEDLVRELTGVDVRLVVSQAESELDRLAGLRFPSAEMLDLGDDSWTRLLALGAERLVMDPDAVHRLDRVVDPAGTVARLLPPSAALARVAPEAGADDLDDLLPRDGVTLLVGEHTDPFVHLVRDAHLASGGTLAHVATPPELPLALDALGPTALALASGASAALGDVVSNVTVPGARRLLPARVRSANAVALRAWLGAGMERVVGEELSEGVRDALRACDVEGLIARPAPLRDADLPVPPPVVIGDAADLPRRSRGEPGRDFGLRLERSLRVVEEPEESAFVLPSLPLFGGESFLDKLLLQQAAQAEQ from the coding sequence ATGGCCTACATCCTGCATGCACGTGCGTCGGCCCTCCCGACGCACGACGAGGCGGTGCTGCCGCCGTCGCCGCTGCGCCGGCTCGCGACCCTCGCCGCCGAGCGTGGCGACGACATCGCCTACCTCGTCGCCACCAGCGCCGGGGTCGAGGCGCGGTCGTGGTCGCAGGTCGAGACGACCGTGCAGCGTGCTGCCGCCGGACTGATCCGCAGCGGCATGCGCAGCGACCAGGTCGTGCTGTCGCTTCTGCCGTCGGCGCACCCTCACCCCGAGCTCGACATCGCGCTGCGTGCCATCGGCGCCGTCGTCATCCACGTCTCGCCGCGGACGCCCACCGAGGACCTGGTCCGCGAGCTCACCGGCGTCGACGTGCGCCTCGTCGTGTCGCAGGCCGAGTCGGAGCTCGACCGCCTGGCCGGTCTGCGGTTCCCCTCCGCCGAGATGCTCGACCTCGGCGACGACTCGTGGACCCGGCTGCTCGCGCTCGGCGCCGAGCGCCTGGTGATGGACCCCGACGCCGTCCACCGCCTCGACCGGGTGGTGGACCCCGCGGGCACCGTCGCGCGGCTGCTGCCGCCCAGCGCGGCCCTCGCGCGCGTCGCGCCGGAGGCGGGAGCGGACGACCTCGACGACCTCCTCCCGCGCGACGGCGTCACGCTGCTCGTCGGCGAGCACACCGATCCCTTCGTCCACCTCGTCCGTGACGCCCACCTGGCGTCCGGCGGCACGCTCGCCCACGTGGCCACACCGCCCGAGCTGCCCCTCGCCCTCGACGCACTCGGACCCACCGCACTCGCCCTCGCGTCCGGCGCGAGCGCCGCGCTGGGCGACGTGGTCTCCAACGTGACGGTCCCGGGCGCCCGGCGCCTGCTGCCCGCACGGGTGCGCTCCGCGAACGCCGTGGCCCTGCGGGCCTGGCTCGGCGCGGGGATGGAGCGGGTCGTCGGTGAGGAGCTGTCGGAGGGCGTGCGCGACGCGCTGCGCGCCTGCGACGTCGAGGGCCTTATCGCCCGCCCGGCACCGCTGCGCGACGCCGACCTCCCCGTCCCGCCGCCCGTCGTGATCGGCGACGCCGCCGACCTGCCCCGGCGCTCGCGCGGGGAGCCCGGGCGCGACTTCGGGCTCCGGCTCGAGCGGTCGCTCCGGGTCGTCGAGGAGCCCGAGGAGTCGGCGTTCGTGCTGCCCTCGCTCCCGCTCTTCGGGGGTGAGTCGTTCCTCGACAAGCTCCTCCTCCAGCAGGCCGCCCAGGCCGAGCAATGA
- a CDS encoding demethylmenaquinone methyltransferase, with the protein MHPRWVRRGADAYARRVARAELDKQPTDVRRMFDTVAKRYDLTNDLMTAGIQRSWRRSMVDAVDPQRGDLVLDLAAGTGCSSEPFFTRGATAVPCDFSVGMLRQGKRDRPSLPFVAGDGTRLPFLDETFDAVTISYGLRNFVDPVAGLREMRRVTRPGGRLVVCEFSRPTNGAFRSLYLDGFMKALPRIASVTASASDAYVYLAESIRAWPDQAGLADLMVEAGWQAPEWRNLTGGIVALHRATA; encoded by the coding sequence ATGCACCCGCGTTGGGTCCGACGGGGTGCGGACGCCTACGCTCGGCGCGTGGCCCGCGCAGAGCTCGACAAGCAACCGACCGACGTTCGTCGCATGTTCGACACCGTGGCCAAGCGCTACGACCTCACCAACGACCTGATGACGGCCGGCATCCAGCGCAGCTGGCGCCGCTCGATGGTCGACGCCGTGGACCCGCAGCGCGGCGACCTCGTGCTCGACCTCGCCGCCGGCACCGGCTGCTCGAGTGAGCCGTTCTTCACGCGCGGTGCGACCGCGGTGCCGTGCGACTTCTCGGTCGGGATGCTCCGGCAGGGCAAGCGGGACCGGCCCTCGCTGCCGTTCGTCGCCGGCGACGGCACCCGGCTGCCGTTCCTCGACGAGACCTTCGACGCGGTGACCATCTCCTACGGCCTGCGCAACTTCGTCGACCCCGTCGCCGGGCTCCGCGAGATGCGCCGGGTCACCCGTCCCGGCGGCCGGCTCGTGGTGTGCGAGTTCAGCCGCCCGACCAACGGCGCCTTCCGCTCGCTCTACCTCGACGGCTTCATGAAGGCGCTCCCGAGGATCGCGTCGGTGACCGCCAGCGCGTCCGACGCCTACGTCTACCTCGCCGAGTCGATCCGCGCCTGGCCCGACCAGGCCGGGCTCGCCGACCTGATGGTCGAGGCCGGCTGGCAGGCGCCCGAGTGGCGCAACCTGACCGGCGGGATCGTCGCGCTGCACCGCGCGACCGCCTGA
- a CDS encoding isochorismate synthase, whose product MTTPSSAPQAGPAAPLVVRTVPVDRADLPLLDLLPQQDPVSWLRRGEGLVGWGVAARLETSGPTRFSDAVKWWSETVARAEVEDHVGEPGTGLVCFGAFAFADEPGDSVLVIPQVVVGRRGDRTWLTTVSVDAPDLVTAPRPDPPVGLVFSDGARNGEEWMSVVADAVDRIAAGDLEKVVLARDLIATTDEPIDVRWPLHRLAESYEMCWTFHVDGLFGATPEMLVRRERGLVTSRVLAGTIRRTGDDERDLALAATLARSSKDLEEHEYAVRSVADALEPHCSSMSVPEAPFVLHLPNVMHLATDVNGVVHDLATSLQLAESLHPSAAVGGTPTPAATRLISEIEGMARDRYAGPVGWMDGDGDGEWGIALRSAMVTEGGVRLFAGCGIVASSDPEAELAESQAKFVPVRDALGADAP is encoded by the coding sequence GTGACGACCCCCTCGTCCGCCCCCCAGGCGGGTCCTGCCGCACCGCTCGTCGTGCGCACCGTCCCGGTGGACCGGGCGGACCTGCCGCTGCTCGACCTGCTGCCCCAGCAGGACCCGGTCAGCTGGCTGCGCCGCGGGGAGGGCCTCGTCGGCTGGGGAGTCGCCGCCCGCCTCGAGACCTCCGGCCCGACCCGGTTCAGCGACGCGGTCAAGTGGTGGTCGGAGACCGTGGCCCGCGCCGAGGTGGAGGACCACGTCGGCGAGCCCGGGACCGGGCTGGTGTGCTTCGGCGCCTTCGCCTTCGCCGACGAGCCGGGCGACTCCGTCCTGGTCATCCCACAGGTCGTCGTCGGCCGCCGCGGCGACCGCACGTGGCTGACGACCGTCTCGGTCGACGCCCCCGACCTCGTGACCGCGCCTCGCCCCGACCCGCCGGTCGGTCTCGTCTTCTCCGACGGCGCCCGCAACGGCGAGGAGTGGATGTCGGTCGTGGCGGACGCCGTCGACCGGATCGCCGCCGGCGACCTCGAGAAGGTCGTCCTGGCGCGCGACCTCATCGCCACCACCGACGAGCCCATCGACGTCCGCTGGCCGCTGCACCGGCTCGCCGAGAGCTACGAGATGTGCTGGACCTTCCACGTCGACGGCCTCTTCGGCGCGACCCCCGAGATGCTGGTGCGACGCGAGCGCGGGCTGGTGACCTCGCGGGTGCTCGCGGGCACGATCCGTCGTACGGGCGACGACGAACGCGACCTCGCCCTCGCCGCGACCCTGGCCCGGTCGTCGAAGGACCTCGAGGAGCACGAGTACGCCGTGCGCTCGGTCGCCGACGCGCTCGAGCCGCACTGCTCCTCGATGAGCGTCCCCGAGGCGCCCTTCGTGCTGCACCTGCCCAACGTGATGCACCTGGCCACCGACGTGAACGGCGTGGTCCACGACCTCGCCACCTCGCTCCAGCTCGCCGAGTCGCTGCACCCCTCGGCCGCCGTCGGGGGCACCCCCACCCCCGCCGCGACGCGGCTGATCTCCGAGATCGAGGGCATGGCCCGCGACCGCTACGCCGGCCCCGTGGGCTGGATGGACGGCGACGGCGACGGCGAGTGGGGCATCGCCCTGCGTTCCGCCATGGTCACCGAGGGCGGCGTACGCCTCTTCGCCGGCTGCGGCATCGTGGCGAGCTCCGACCCCGAGGCCGAGCTCGCCGAGTCGCAGGCGAAGTTCGTGCCCGTGCGCGACGCGCTGGGCGCGGACGCGCCCTAG
- a CDS encoding NADH-quinone oxidoreductase subunit A, which produces MDLYTPILALALIATGFAVFSVIMSAFIGPKRYNRAKLDSYECGIEPTPQPVGGGRFPVKYFITAMLFIVFDIEIIFLYPWAVHFDQMALFGLVEMVLFIATVFVAYAYVWRRGGLDWD; this is translated from the coding sequence ATGGATCTCTACACGCCGATCCTGGCGCTGGCGCTCATTGCGACGGGCTTCGCGGTCTTCTCCGTGATCATGAGCGCGTTCATCGGCCCCAAGCGCTACAACCGGGCCAAGCTCGACTCCTACGAGTGCGGCATCGAGCCGACGCCGCAGCCCGTGGGCGGCGGCCGCTTCCCGGTCAAGTACTTCATCACCGCGATGCTCTTCATCGTCTTCGACATCGAGATCATCTTCCTGTACCCGTGGGCCGTCCACTTCGACCAGATGGCCCTCTTCGGCCTCGTCGAGATGGTCCTCTTCATCGCAACCGTTTTCGTGGCCTACGCCTACGTGTGGCGCCGCGGAGGATTGGACTGGGACTGA
- a CDS encoding MBL fold metallo-hydrolase, whose amino-acid sequence MRITKFGHACVRVQGEGGVVVIDPGSFSEAEAVDGADAVLLTHEHADHVHPDHLRRSDAPIWTIAAVERMLRESAPDVAERVTVVRPGDRLEVAGTSVEVVGEKHAVIHPDYDRFDNSGYLLESGGSSVYHPGDSLTAPPRQVDVLLAPVSGPWLKISEAIDFAREVGAPTSLGIHERVYSDVGVAMAASHFRNLLPEPQAFELRDAGQDL is encoded by the coding sequence ATGCGGATCACGAAGTTCGGCCATGCCTGCGTGCGGGTGCAGGGAGAGGGCGGGGTCGTCGTGATCGACCCCGGCAGCTTCAGTGAGGCGGAGGCCGTCGACGGCGCCGACGCGGTGCTGCTCACCCACGAGCACGCCGACCACGTGCACCCCGACCACCTGCGCCGCTCCGACGCCCCGATCTGGACGATCGCCGCGGTCGAGCGGATGCTGCGCGAGTCCGCGCCGGACGTGGCCGAGCGCGTCACCGTCGTACGACCCGGCGACCGGCTCGAGGTCGCCGGCACGTCCGTGGAGGTGGTCGGCGAGAAGCACGCGGTGATCCATCCCGACTACGACCGCTTCGACAACTCCGGCTACCTGCTCGAGTCGGGCGGCAGCAGCGTCTACCACCCGGGCGACTCGCTCACGGCGCCGCCGCGGCAGGTCGACGTCCTGCTCGCCCCGGTGAGCGGGCCGTGGCTCAAGATCAGCGAGGCCATCGACTTCGCGCGCGAGGTCGGCGCGCCCACCTCGCTCGGCATCCACGAGCGGGTCTACAGCGACGTCGGCGTCGCGATGGCCGCCAGCCACTTCCGCAACCTGCTGCCCGAACCCCAGGCGTTCGAGCTGCGCGACGCGGGCCAGGACCTCTAG
- a CDS encoding AMP-binding protein, which translates to MARLERHARSRALDVAVAEQRDGAWTSLTWNELYRRAIDGAAGMIEAGVNPGQVVVIRVPTGIRQVELELATRVAGAVPLLLPEHMDRAEVGRLLDEIEVRLVIVDDDSRLALLQEAGLMEAQLFECDDRSWERLRGMGLERRKRQPNLLTWVDTARAGASSGAVLGLPREKSLAWLFRPESSGTLADLTGDDVVVLTGEATDRFTTVVRDAHLTSGCTLAWVERPDQLEGALARWSPTHVLLDHVAARELEDLLEHATVDGAPWHEAPLEVLEATSARVAEARLGSKARKLADDVAGLTPWFGGRVRVLALDARVNRTISGLATTLGFRIGRIAHHPAVRLELADEHAVVAVPAAAVVPVAADAHLPRRGASRSDLDAAFSLAGS; encoded by the coding sequence TTGGCGCGCCTGGAGCGTCACGCACGCAGTCGCGCCCTCGACGTGGCCGTGGCGGAGCAGCGCGACGGGGCCTGGACCTCGCTGACCTGGAACGAGCTCTACCGCAGGGCGATCGACGGCGCCGCCGGGATGATCGAGGCCGGGGTCAACCCGGGCCAGGTCGTCGTGATCCGGGTGCCCACGGGGATCAGGCAGGTCGAGCTCGAGCTCGCGACGCGCGTCGCGGGCGCCGTGCCCCTCCTCCTGCCCGAGCACATGGACCGCGCCGAGGTGGGCCGCCTGCTCGACGAGATCGAGGTGCGCCTCGTCATCGTCGACGACGACAGCCGTCTCGCGCTGCTGCAGGAGGCCGGCCTGATGGAGGCGCAGCTCTTCGAGTGCGACGACCGCTCGTGGGAGCGGCTGCGCGGGATGGGCCTCGAGCGCCGCAAGCGCCAGCCGAACCTGCTGACGTGGGTCGACACCGCCCGGGCGGGGGCGTCCTCGGGCGCCGTGCTCGGACTGCCGCGCGAGAAGAGCCTCGCCTGGCTCTTCCGCCCGGAGTCGTCCGGCACCCTGGCCGACCTCACCGGCGACGACGTCGTCGTGCTGACCGGTGAGGCGACCGACCGGTTCACGACCGTCGTGCGCGACGCGCACCTGACCAGCGGCTGCACCCTCGCGTGGGTGGAGCGTCCCGACCAGCTCGAGGGCGCCCTGGCCCGCTGGTCGCCGACGCACGTCCTGCTCGACCACGTCGCCGCCCGCGAGCTGGAGGACCTCCTCGAGCACGCGACGGTCGACGGGGCACCGTGGCACGAGGCGCCGCTGGAGGTGCTCGAGGCCACCAGCGCCCGCGTCGCCGAGGCGAGGCTGGGCTCGAAGGCCCGCAAGCTCGCCGACGACGTCGCCGGACTCACGCCGTGGTTCGGCGGCCGGGTGCGCGTGCTGGCGCTCGACGCCCGGGTCAACCGCACGATCAGCGGCCTCGCGACCACGCTCGGCTTCCGGATCGGTCGCATCGCGCACCACCCGGCCGTCCGGCTCGAGCTCGCCGACGAGCACGCGGTGGTCGCGGTCCCGGCCGCTGCCGTGGTGCCGGTCGCCGCGGATGCGCACCTGCCGCGCCGCGGCGCCAGCCGGAGCGACCTGGACGCGGCCTTCTCGCTCGCCGGCTCGTGA
- a CDS encoding glycoside hydrolase family 16 protein, with translation MSARRVLAGSVAALLLPASLLLTTEIGSAKDADASAPAAATSSVFTKKAGQKISLEVLPQIVQQGKRPASANSAKGSVIATLKPVKVGRKVTLEVQQGTKWKKAGTARQEKSGKAYFRAKVSKGGQPLTYRVTAAKLGGLKTVSSKSADTSQWVTPTFSDEFSGSTLNPVWSMRGQDYEAQSKRLCSKGSPEAVKVGGGTLRLSVIKDKSRSDKCTASSRKKKEKISYRLNGHIGTGDSNGFSFRYGVAAARIKMQKSRGQHASFWLQPIGENQPGSAGHEIDVIEYFGDKHPQGGLTSFIHWYKGQRLIKTGSWIKNSESFLKNKKDGWSKNYHVFSVQWTPKAISMYIDGKETWRTSARVSKAQQYLILSMLASDYEALEMKDSKLPQSMDVDWVRVWETPQP, from the coding sequence ATGTCTGCACGCCGCGTGCTCGCAGGCAGCGTCGCCGCGCTGCTCCTGCCCGCGTCCCTGCTCCTGACGACCGAGATCGGCTCCGCGAAGGACGCCGACGCGTCGGCTCCGGCCGCCGCCACGTCGTCGGTCTTCACCAAGAAGGCGGGACAGAAGATCTCGCTGGAGGTGCTCCCGCAGATCGTCCAGCAGGGCAAGCGCCCCGCCAGCGCCAACTCCGCCAAGGGCTCGGTCATCGCCACCCTCAAGCCCGTCAAGGTCGGCCGCAAGGTCACCCTCGAGGTGCAGCAGGGCACGAAGTGGAAGAAGGCCGGCACGGCCCGCCAGGAGAAGTCCGGCAAGGCCTACTTCCGCGCCAAGGTCTCCAAGGGCGGCCAGCCGCTGACCTACCGCGTCACCGCTGCCAAGCTCGGCGGCCTGAAGACGGTCTCGAGCAAGAGCGCCGACACCTCGCAGTGGGTCACCCCGACCTTCTCCGACGAGTTCTCGGGCTCGACCCTGAACCCCGTCTGGTCGATGCGCGGCCAGGACTATGAGGCGCAGAGCAAGCGCCTGTGCTCCAAGGGCTCGCCCGAGGCCGTCAAGGTCGGCGGCGGCACCCTGCGCCTGAGCGTCATCAAGGACAAGTCGCGCAGCGACAAGTGCACCGCGTCCTCGCGCAAGAAGAAGGAGAAGATCTCCTACCGCCTCAACGGCCACATCGGCACCGGTGACAGCAACGGCTTCAGCTTCCGCTACGGCGTCGCCGCCGCGCGCATCAAGATGCAGAAGTCGCGCGGCCAGCACGCCAGCTTCTGGCTGCAGCCGATCGGCGAGAACCAGCCCGGCAGCGCCGGCCACGAGATCGACGTCATCGAGTACTTCGGTGACAAGCACCCGCAGGGCGGCCTCACCAGCTTCATCCACTGGTACAAGGGCCAGCGCCTCATCAAGACCGGCTCGTGGATCAAGAACTCCGAGTCCTTCCTGAAGAACAAGAAGGACGGCTGGTCGAAGAACTACCACGTGTTCTCGGTGCAGTGGACGCCCAAGGCGATCTCGATGTACATCGACGGCAAGGAGACCTGGCGCACGTCGGCCCGCGTCTCGAAGGCCCAGCAGTACCTCATCCTCAGCATGCTCGCCTCGGACTACGAGGCGCTCGAGATGAAGGACTCCAAGCTCCCGCAGAGCATGGACGTCGACTGGGTCCGCGTGTGGGAGACCCCGCAGCCCTGA
- a CDS encoding L,D-transpeptidase family protein produces MSRRQPALVLLLALLCAATTLAAPTTSSYAAQAGASAREFAPMRLGDTGWRVRVLQSRLHQLDLHSEVVTNRFDPETRDGVATFQRRRGWTADGVVDERTWTKIVARTTEPTSDALHNVYTPGRPLLERGDSGMWVRQVQARLKQLQWYDAEVTGRFTRTTVAAVEGFQAKRRIPVTGQVDRRTLTRLKDMTREPTRAELFNIVPTGPALDPRCTTGRAMCVDKTSRSLRWVVDGVVLRTVEVRFGSDELPTREGAFAVFRKSRDHVSSLYGTSMPFAMFFSGGQAVHYSPDFAANGYNGASHGCVNVRDYATVQWLFDQVRIGDKVIVYRS; encoded by the coding sequence ATGTCACGCCGTCAGCCCGCGCTGGTGCTGCTGCTCGCACTCCTGTGCGCCGCCACCACGCTCGCCGCGCCCACCACGTCGTCGTACGCCGCCCAGGCGGGTGCGTCGGCCCGCGAGTTCGCCCCGATGCGGCTCGGCGACACCGGCTGGCGGGTGCGCGTCCTGCAGAGCCGGCTCCACCAGCTCGACCTCCACTCGGAGGTCGTGACCAACCGCTTCGACCCCGAGACGCGCGACGGCGTGGCCACCTTCCAGCGGCGCCGCGGCTGGACGGCCGACGGCGTCGTCGACGAGCGCACGTGGACGAAGATCGTCGCGCGCACGACGGAGCCCACGTCCGACGCGCTGCACAACGTCTACACGCCGGGTCGTCCGCTCCTCGAGCGCGGCGACTCCGGGATGTGGGTGCGCCAGGTGCAGGCCCGGCTCAAGCAGCTGCAGTGGTACGACGCCGAGGTGACCGGCCGCTTCACCCGCACGACCGTCGCGGCGGTCGAGGGCTTCCAGGCCAAGCGCAGGATCCCGGTGACCGGCCAGGTCGACCGGCGCACGCTCACCCGGCTCAAGGACATGACCCGCGAGCCCACGAGGGCCGAGCTGTTCAACATCGTGCCGACCGGGCCGGCGCTCGACCCGCGGTGCACGACGGGACGGGCGATGTGCGTCGACAAGACCTCGCGCTCGCTGCGCTGGGTGGTCGACGGGGTGGTGCTCAGGACGGTGGAGGTGCGCTTCGGCTCCGACGAGCTGCCGACCCGCGAGGGCGCGTTCGCGGTCTTCCGCAAGTCACGCGACCACGTCTCCAGCCTCTACGGCACCTCGATGCCGTTCGCGATGTTCTTCTCGGGCGGGCAGGCGGTGCACTACTCCCCCGACTTCGCGGCCAACGGCTACAACGGCGCGTCGCACGGATGCGTCAACGTGCGCGACTACGCGACCGTGCAGTGGCTGTTCGACCAGGTCAGGATCGGCGACAAGGTGATCGTCTACCGATCCTGA
- a CDS encoding o-succinylbenzoate synthase, protein MHVFSIPLRTRFRGITVREGLLIRGDAGWGEWSPFLEYDDAVSRPWLACAREAADLGWPAPVRDVVPVNVTVPATDPERAHAIVAAGGCRTAKVKVAERGQALADDLARIEAVRDALGPDGLVRVDANGGWDVDEAVAAIAALDRAAGGLEYVEQPVESVEDLAVVRRRVQVPIAADESIRRAEDPYRVRDLEAADIAVLKVQPLGGVRACLRIAEDIGLPVVVSSAIESSVGIAAGVALAAALPELHHACGLATIQLLTDDVAVDPLLPVDGLLPVSRPEVDEAALARLAAPDDRVAHWRERLASVGQDLDS, encoded by the coding sequence ATGCACGTCTTCTCGATCCCGCTCCGCACGAGGTTCCGCGGCATCACCGTCCGCGAGGGACTCCTCATCCGTGGCGACGCCGGCTGGGGCGAGTGGTCGCCGTTCCTCGAGTACGACGACGCCGTCTCCCGGCCGTGGCTGGCCTGCGCCCGGGAGGCCGCGGACCTCGGCTGGCCCGCACCGGTGCGCGACGTCGTACCCGTCAACGTCACCGTGCCCGCCACCGACCCCGAGCGCGCCCACGCCATCGTGGCCGCGGGCGGTTGCCGCACCGCGAAGGTCAAGGTCGCCGAGCGCGGCCAGGCGCTCGCCGACGACCTCGCGCGCATCGAGGCCGTCCGGGACGCGCTCGGGCCCGACGGGCTGGTCCGGGTGGACGCCAACGGCGGCTGGGACGTCGACGAGGCGGTCGCCGCGATCGCCGCGCTCGACCGCGCGGCCGGCGGTCTGGAGTACGTCGAGCAGCCGGTCGAGAGCGTCGAGGACCTCGCCGTCGTCCGCCGCCGGGTGCAGGTGCCGATCGCCGCCGACGAGTCCATCCGGCGGGCCGAGGACCCCTACCGCGTGCGCGACCTCGAGGCCGCCGACATCGCCGTGCTGAAGGTGCAGCCGCTCGGAGGAGTCCGTGCCTGCCTGCGGATCGCGGAGGACATCGGGCTCCCCGTGGTCGTCTCCAGCGCGATCGAGTCGAGTGTCGGGATCGCGGCCGGGGTCGCGCTCGCGGCCGCGCTGCCCGAGCTGCACCACGCGTGCGGGCTCGCGACGATCCAGCTGCTCACCGACGACGTCGCCGTCGACCCGCTGCTGCCGGTCGACGGGCTCCTTCCCGTCTCTCGGCCCGAGGTCGACGAGGCCGCGCTCGCCCGCCTCGCCGCACCCGACGACCGGGTCGCCCACTGGCGCGAGCGGCTGGCGTCGGTAGGGCAGGATCTGGACTCGTGA